A genome region from Pseudomonas sp. S06B 330 includes the following:
- a CDS encoding LuxR C-terminal-related transcriptional regulator, which yields MLANSPPLSTRFSPPRISSHAVLREMLLARLHVARDCRLTLINGSAGFGKTTLLAQWRQSLIKDGNSVVWLSLAQEDGALESFCANLICTLQNAGVPLEDDLLLLIERESLDGLLALASVMINTLARVSSPLYLMIDDFHFATDPRISRLIQLLVDGAPAQLHIVLASRVNPNLKLGRLRAMAELCEISAAELGFDFNESLAFLRAYLDDGIDMQLAHAIHANTDGWPIGLQLMSISLKANPRKEARIHRLLPGNSDLRDYLAEDVMDGLPAEIIGFLEKISILRRFNAHVAEQVSQAPHAAALIASIEAHNLFILPVDLESQQQWYRLHPLFSEFLQQRLAASGADLPRLHLRAAQWFEQAGMVSEATRHAVLSENLEELVRLLERKQPTYHGLSHLGQFMRWLDCVPLEQLTQHPKVLLQGAWGCLLTMLTSKAETWIEVLENNSATKATWGSQIDLVRAAIALQHDDLARCNQLVQGLSERSFSHTFNERMRVCLYINCLVYLGQQHQAWQYLNSPECATLRTSHDELALMIVATVAHGVMLGGNVIEASRQLIDVLLLAESNHGRRSVSACTCAVAVAEAHYEMDRIDDVSEVLSNRLDLLRFAPPSVTISAMISVARVHYLQESTASALAYLAKMAMEFRARGFDRALAHNLTEQVRILLGNGDWRQCESQRAGLDALTHRHSGDTPLASEIGALAALSRARICLARQEPDRVLLALDIVEQFANRYSRGKWRVQAGLLRAVALHALGREAESSALLRTVVEQSYRFGLVRTLLDEGPALLCLLAKLDCRDDPVLDSYRSRLAAIPLNCSSTGPASVRAIKDSASGEPALFTKRELEIISLLEQSMPNKRIAQTLNLSQETIKWNFKNIYTKLGVSSRYEALIALRQRAEQ from the coding sequence ATGCTTGCGAATTCTCCACCGCTCTCCACCCGTTTTTCGCCGCCGCGCATCAGCAGTCACGCCGTGTTGCGGGAAATGCTGCTGGCTCGCCTACACGTCGCTCGAGATTGCCGTCTGACCTTGATCAATGGCAGTGCGGGTTTCGGCAAAACCACGCTTCTGGCGCAATGGCGGCAAAGCCTGATCAAGGACGGCAACAGCGTGGTATGGCTGTCGCTGGCCCAAGAGGACGGTGCGCTGGAATCGTTCTGCGCCAACCTCATCTGCACCCTGCAAAATGCGGGTGTGCCCCTTGAGGATGACCTGCTGCTGTTGATTGAGCGCGAGTCACTGGACGGTTTGTTGGCCTTGGCCTCGGTGATGATCAACACCTTGGCGCGGGTCAGCAGCCCCCTCTACTTGATGATCGATGACTTCCATTTCGCCACCGATCCACGCATTTCACGCCTGATACAACTGTTGGTGGATGGCGCGCCAGCCCAGCTTCACATCGTGCTGGCCTCACGTGTGAACCCCAACCTGAAACTCGGCCGGCTACGGGCGATGGCCGAACTCTGCGAAATCAGCGCTGCCGAGCTTGGCTTTGATTTCAACGAATCCCTGGCCTTCCTCAGGGCCTATCTGGACGATGGCATCGATATGCAACTGGCGCACGCCATCCATGCCAACACCGATGGTTGGCCTATTGGTCTGCAATTGATGTCCATCTCGCTCAAAGCCAACCCGCGCAAGGAAGCCAGGATCCATCGGTTGCTGCCCGGCAATAGCGACCTGCGGGACTACCTAGCCGAAGACGTGATGGATGGGTTACCTGCAGAAATCATCGGTTTTCTTGAGAAAATCTCGATTCTGCGCCGCTTCAATGCGCATGTGGCCGAACAGGTCAGCCAAGCCCCGCACGCCGCTGCCCTGATCGCCAGCATCGAGGCCCACAACCTGTTTATCCTGCCCGTTGACCTGGAGAGCCAGCAACAGTGGTATCGCTTGCATCCGCTGTTCTCCGAGTTTCTGCAACAACGCTTGGCCGCATCAGGCGCGGACCTGCCCAGGCTGCACCTGCGTGCGGCACAGTGGTTCGAACAGGCCGGTATGGTGAGCGAGGCGACCCGCCATGCGGTGCTCAGTGAAAACCTCGAGGAATTGGTCCGCCTGCTGGAGCGCAAGCAGCCGACCTATCATGGCCTGAGCCATCTGGGTCAATTCATGCGCTGGCTCGATTGCGTGCCCCTGGAACAACTGACACAGCACCCCAAGGTACTGCTTCAAGGTGCTTGGGGCTGCCTGTTGACGATGTTGACCAGCAAAGCGGAAACCTGGATCGAGGTACTCGAAAACAACAGCGCGACCAAGGCCACCTGGGGCTCGCAGATCGATCTGGTAAGGGCGGCGATCGCACTGCAACACGATGACCTGGCACGCTGCAACCAGCTAGTTCAGGGGTTGTCCGAACGCAGCTTTAGCCACACATTCAATGAGCGGATGCGCGTTTGCCTGTACATCAACTGCCTGGTCTACCTTGGCCAGCAACACCAAGCCTGGCAGTACCTCAATAGCCCCGAATGCGCAACGCTGCGCACCAGTCATGACGAACTGGCATTGATGATCGTCGCCACCGTCGCCCATGGCGTGATGCTGGGTGGCAATGTCATCGAAGCCTCACGGCAGCTGATCGATGTATTACTCCTGGCTGAAAGCAACCACGGTCGGCGCTCGGTCAGCGCGTGTACCTGCGCGGTAGCAGTCGCCGAAGCGCACTACGAGATGGATCGCATCGATGACGTAAGCGAAGTCTTGAGCAATCGCCTGGACCTTTTGCGCTTCGCCCCACCATCAGTGACCATCTCGGCGATGATCAGTGTCGCCCGCGTGCATTACCTGCAGGAGTCTACTGCCAGTGCATTGGCCTATCTGGCCAAGATGGCCATGGAGTTTCGGGCCAGAGGTTTTGATCGCGCGCTGGCCCATAACTTGACCGAGCAAGTGCGGATCCTGCTCGGTAACGGCGACTGGCGCCAGTGCGAAAGCCAACGAGCGGGCCTCGACGCGCTGACCCACCGACATTCGGGGGACACACCGCTTGCCAGCGAAATAGGCGCGCTGGCGGCCCTGTCCCGCGCGCGCATCTGCCTGGCCAGGCAAGAGCCGGATCGCGTGCTTCTGGCCCTGGACATCGTCGAGCAGTTCGCCAATCGTTACAGCCGCGGCAAATGGCGCGTCCAGGCGGGCCTGCTGCGTGCCGTTGCCCTGCATGCGTTGGGACGCGAGGCAGAATCCTCGGCGTTACTGCGTACGGTCGTGGAGCAAAGCTATCGATTCGGCCTGGTACGCACCCTGCTGGATGAAGGCCCTGCCTTGCTGTGCCTGCTGGCGAAACTCGATTGCCGGGATGATCCGGTACTGGACAGCTACCGCAGCCGCTTGGCGGCCATCCCGTTGAACTGCTCCAGCACCGGTCCCGCCTCGGTTCGCGCGATAAAGGATTCGGCAAGCGGTGAACCCGCGCTGTTTACCAAGCGCGAACTGGAAATCATCAGCCTGCTTGAACAGTCGATGCCCAACAAACGCATCGCCCAGACCTTGAATCTCAGTCAGGAAACCATCAAGTGGAACTTCAAGAACATCTATACCAAGCTGGGCGTTTCATCCCGCTATGAGGCGCTCATTGCACTGCGCCAACGGGCTGAGCAATAG
- a CDS encoding lipid-transfer protein, whose translation MSHKPYVAGVGMIPFLKPGASESYIEMGAEATRQALRDAGLDYRLVQQAYVGYVYGDSTCGQSALYEVGMSGVPVVNVNNNCSTGSTALYLARQAVESGAVECALALGFEQMQPGALGAVFTDRPACMGKHLGVANELTADAAAIGVPLTLRQFGGAGREHMQRYGTELSTFAAIRAKASRHAANNPLALFRKIVTTEDVMNDQVLWPGVMTRLMACPPTCGAAAAIICSEAFAKKHGLRTDVVIVAQSMTSDRGISFEPASMIQTVGFDMTQRAAREVYEKAGVGPQDILVAEMHDCFAQNELLTYEALGLCPVGGAEKFVLDGDNTYGGRVVTNPSGGLLSKGHPLGATGLAQCYELTHQLRGTADKRQVEGVSLALQHNLGLGGACVVTLYGRA comes from the coding sequence ATGTCGCACAAACCATATGTTGCCGGGGTTGGCATGATCCCGTTCCTCAAGCCCGGCGCTAGTGAGTCCTATATCGAGATGGGCGCTGAAGCCACTCGCCAGGCATTGAGAGACGCGGGGCTGGACTACCGTCTGGTTCAGCAGGCTTACGTTGGATACGTCTACGGCGACTCCACTTGCGGTCAATCGGCACTCTACGAAGTGGGGATGAGTGGCGTGCCGGTAGTGAACGTCAACAACAATTGCTCCACCGGGTCCACAGCCTTGTACCTGGCGCGTCAAGCGGTGGAGAGCGGGGCCGTCGAATGCGCGCTGGCGCTGGGCTTTGAACAGATGCAGCCCGGGGCTCTGGGGGCGGTGTTCACCGACCGTCCGGCCTGTATGGGCAAGCACCTGGGGGTGGCCAATGAACTGACCGCTGATGCCGCCGCGATCGGTGTGCCGTTGACACTGCGTCAGTTCGGTGGCGCCGGACGTGAGCACATGCAACGTTATGGCACCGAGCTTAGTACCTTTGCCGCGATCCGCGCCAAGGCCAGTCGTCATGCCGCTAACAACCCGCTGGCGCTGTTCCGCAAAATCGTCACCACCGAAGACGTGATGAACGATCAAGTACTCTGGCCTGGGGTGATGACACGCCTGATGGCCTGCCCACCCACCTGTGGCGCGGCGGCGGCGATCATTTGCAGCGAAGCGTTCGCCAAAAAGCACGGTCTGCGCACTGATGTGGTGATTGTGGCGCAGTCGATGACCAGTGATCGCGGGATTTCCTTCGAGCCGGCATCGATGATCCAGACCGTCGGTTTCGACATGACCCAGCGCGCCGCCCGCGAAGTGTACGAGAAGGCCGGCGTTGGTCCACAGGACATTCTGGTCGCCGAGATGCATGACTGCTTTGCCCAGAACGAGCTGTTGACCTATGAAGCCCTCGGGCTGTGCCCGGTGGGCGGCGCCGAGAAGTTCGTGCTCGACGGCGACAACACCTACGGCGGTCGCGTGGTCACCAACCCATCCGGCGGCCTGCTTTCCAAGGGCCATCCATTGGGCGCCACCGGCCTTGCCCAGTGCTACGAACTGACCCATCAATTGCGCGGCACGGCCGACAAGCGTCAGGTCGAAGGCGTGAGTCTGGCCCTGCAGCACAATCTCGGCCTGGGCGGTGCCTGCGTCGTTACCCTGTACGGGCGGGCCTGA
- a CDS encoding LuxR C-terminal-related transcriptional regulator, whose translation MPIPPPGPKLHLSADRALQLIPDTKVIPPRGARQLMPRAVLMSRLMEARRQRCVAIQGPAGSGKTSTLLAWRRELVAIDFDVAWLSLTGEDNEPARLANCLLASVAEVDSAITREATQLLGEEGGELALEHWIIVLLQNIAQHGNDLVLMIDDLHHLNDPDLFNVLGWLLDYAPTNLHLVFGTRSALPSALPLARLRTQGQLSEFDLRDLRFSAEESAQYLRQQFGQISQHDAEVLHDLTDGWVAGLQLFAIDLKSKHGSGFNRMQVRGAGAFAQYFEQEVLQHLPAADLQLLTCASLCNRFTAPLCARLVGKPHAIAGMMSQLTRLDSENLFITQIKSHDRETWYRLHPLLREVLRDHLSRQSQEQQSKLHAIARDWLFEQGYIDEAVRHAVLAGDFQIAADIVEACAHELMARGSLSQLPNLLRKLPMEQMRERYSLQLVMAQLQLHAHNFAEGQQILDHLEAQQHRLSAVQRQGLLVTRGTLAMQRDQTEAAWSLAPELEAIPDDADDLILTGRASILAWLYLFSGDHSRVRAIIQHSDRPNTSPRRTLIGRCIYGVSLVHEGRISEAENIFRNTLEEAKPHGNSAAVAGHAAAAFLASLLYEQSNLAEVCQLLEPRLDILERISLPNIVLHSLLALSRAYWLKGESSQALAYLERLKDYAQRYDLGRLLAWVLYVRMRWHLEKFQSSQAEVQLAALKALADKNAGIQRGTPLIIHLLAMRAAVELSLYQREFNQAIEQITALINLCESARHWQLATIARLQLSIAEAGRGHDEQAQQQLTEVLRQGHRLGLVRSLLDVAPQLPLLLSQLLQANVLGPVLAFYAQRLITATRPTVNPERKAASPLASLSERETEVLQLMAQAMTNKKIARTLGVSPETVKWHIKNLFAKLGVAGRVEAIAKWRDLHIS comes from the coding sequence ATGCCTATACCACCTCCTGGCCCGAAACTTCACCTGTCAGCCGACCGCGCGCTTCAGCTGATCCCCGACACCAAGGTCATCCCCCCACGCGGGGCTCGCCAACTGATGCCGCGCGCGGTATTGATGAGCCGTCTGATGGAGGCGCGCCGGCAGCGCTGCGTGGCCATACAGGGGCCTGCGGGCAGTGGCAAGACCAGCACCTTGCTGGCCTGGCGTCGAGAACTGGTGGCGATTGATTTCGATGTGGCCTGGCTGTCGTTGACCGGTGAAGACAATGAGCCCGCGCGACTGGCCAACTGCTTGTTGGCGAGCGTGGCTGAAGTAGACAGCGCAATAACCCGGGAGGCCACCCAGCTACTCGGTGAGGAGGGCGGTGAGCTGGCGCTGGAACACTGGATCATCGTGCTGCTGCAGAATATCGCCCAACACGGCAATGACCTGGTGCTGATGATCGATGACCTGCATCACCTCAACGATCCGGACTTGTTCAACGTGCTAGGCTGGCTGCTCGACTACGCGCCGACGAACCTGCACCTGGTGTTTGGTACACGCAGCGCATTACCCAGCGCATTGCCGCTCGCCCGCCTGCGCACCCAGGGCCAACTGAGCGAGTTTGACCTGCGTGATCTGCGGTTTAGTGCTGAAGAGTCAGCGCAGTACCTACGCCAACAGTTTGGTCAGATCAGCCAGCACGACGCCGAGGTCCTGCACGACCTGACCGATGGCTGGGTGGCCGGCCTGCAACTGTTCGCGATCGACTTGAAGTCCAAGCACGGCAGTGGCTTTAACCGCATGCAGGTTCGTGGTGCGGGTGCATTTGCACAGTACTTCGAGCAGGAAGTGCTGCAGCACTTGCCCGCGGCTGACCTGCAGTTGCTGACCTGCGCTTCGCTTTGCAACCGCTTTACCGCGCCCCTGTGTGCCAGGCTGGTCGGCAAGCCTCATGCCATTGCCGGGATGATGAGCCAGCTGACCCGCCTGGACAGCGAGAACCTGTTCATTACTCAGATCAAGAGCCACGACAGGGAAACCTGGTACCGCCTCCATCCGCTGTTGCGCGAAGTCCTGCGCGACCACCTGAGCCGTCAGTCCCAGGAACAGCAAAGCAAACTCCATGCGATCGCCCGGGACTGGCTCTTCGAACAAGGTTACATCGACGAGGCGGTTCGCCACGCGGTGCTGGCCGGCGACTTCCAGATCGCCGCCGACATTGTCGAAGCCTGCGCACACGAGTTAATGGCGCGTGGCTCCTTGAGCCAGTTACCCAACCTGCTGCGCAAGTTGCCCATGGAGCAGATGCGCGAGCGCTACAGCCTGCAATTGGTGATGGCGCAGTTGCAATTGCATGCGCACAACTTTGCCGAAGGGCAACAGATCCTCGATCACCTGGAGGCGCAACAGCACCGGCTTAGCGCGGTTCAACGCCAAGGCCTGCTGGTCACCCGTGGCACGCTGGCCATGCAGCGCGACCAGACGGAAGCGGCTTGGTCGCTTGCCCCGGAGTTGGAAGCGATACCTGACGATGCCGACGATTTAATCTTGACCGGCCGCGCTTCCATTCTGGCCTGGCTGTATTTGTTCAGCGGTGATCACTCGCGTGTACGCGCTATCATCCAGCACAGCGACCGTCCCAATACCTCACCGCGCCGGACCCTGATCGGGCGCTGCATCTACGGCGTCAGTCTGGTTCATGAAGGGCGTATCAGCGAAGCGGAAAATATCTTTCGCAACACCCTCGAAGAGGCCAAGCCGCACGGCAACAGTGCAGCGGTTGCCGGGCATGCCGCCGCTGCGTTCCTGGCCAGTTTGCTGTACGAACAGAGCAACCTGGCCGAGGTCTGCCAACTGCTGGAACCACGCCTGGACATTCTTGAGCGGATATCCCTGCCCAACATCGTTCTGCACAGTCTGTTGGCGCTGAGCCGGGCTTATTGGCTCAAGGGCGAATCAAGCCAGGCGCTGGCCTATCTGGAGCGCCTGAAGGACTATGCCCAGCGCTACGACCTGGGCCGACTGCTCGCCTGGGTGCTGTACGTGCGCATGCGTTGGCACCTGGAAAAATTCCAGTCCTCACAGGCCGAGGTGCAGTTGGCAGCGCTTAAGGCGCTGGCCGACAAAAATGCTGGTATTCAGCGCGGCACGCCGTTGATCATCCATTTGCTGGCAATGCGCGCCGCTGTCGAGTTGAGTCTGTATCAGCGCGAATTCAATCAGGCAATCGAGCAAATCACCGCGCTGATCAACCTGTGTGAATCGGCTCGGCACTGGCAGCTAGCTACCATTGCACGCCTGCAACTGTCGATTGCCGAAGCAGGGCGTGGGCACGACGAGCAAGCTCAGCAGCAATTGACCGAAGTCTTGCGTCAGGGGCATCGGCTAGGCCTGGTACGCAGCCTGCTCGATGTCGCGCCGCAGTTGCCCTTGCTACTCAGTCAACTGCTGCAAGCCAACGTACTTGGCCCGGTACTGGCCTTTTACGCGCAGCGATTGATCACTGCCACCAGGCCGACAGTGAACCCCGAGCGCAAGGCAGCTTCGCCGCTGGCAAGCTTGAGTGAGCGAGAAACCGAGGTGCTGCAACTGATGGCACAAGCGATGACCAACAAGAAGATTGCCCGTACCCTCGGGGTGTCGCCGGAAACGGTGAAATGGCACATCAAGAATCTCTTCGCCAAGCTGGGTGTGGCCGGCAGGGTCGAAGCGATTGCCAAATGGCGCGACCTGCATATCAGCTAG